The sequence ATAAGATCGTTCTGGCTTCATGATTTACGTATGTATCCTGCCTGGTCATTGTGTTTGGGACCATGGCATGTATGTGctgaccggggggggggggggggggggggggggggttgttaggTAAAAGATGGGAtgggcttttattttaatttctgtcttttagtttttattagaaaGCAGTTCAAGCTGCACAAGAAATTAGAAGTGCTTCCTATTGAtaaagattgattgattgattgattgattggttgattgataTTTTGTTCCAGTTTGCCCCCTTCATTGGTGCCCTTGCACTCATCATACACACTGTTCCACATAAAACACCCATGTCTCTTATTATCTTTTAGGttccatttggtccagtttcttactgaaCATAACGCAGCAAGAGCCACAAAACTCCACCTCACCGTTTGGAAACATCTCTTTGAAGTGCTGGTACAGATCACTGTAGCGCTCACATTGTGATTCATCAAAGTAGAATTCCAGCTGCTGTGTGTCTGAATTTAGCACGTCTGAAAAGCAGCTGCTGACTGAAACCTTTCCACACAAATCAACGTTGGAGGAGAAGACGATACAAAGAAATGAGACAAAGACAGCACATCTATTCTGTCATTTCAACACTTTAAAATGATCCGTATCCATGGagacaaagaaacccaaagatGTTCAGAGAGACTGAAAAAGATCTGGAAGCTCTGACCTGCATCCTGGGATAGATTAGTGAGCAGAGGAGGTCCATATTCTGGTTCGGGTTCATCAGCCTGCTCGTCTTTCTCAGCAGCCTCTTCTTCTTCAATTGAGTCTTCCTCCACCTTCATGGCTGTGTTCACCCAGGTACAGCGGCCCTGAAACCAATTGAAAATGCCTCATACGAATCACATTCATGGAGCATCACCCCCTCCCCAAACATGATAACGCTGCACCAGAACCAAGCATGAAGCATGTGACCCTGGGACCtgagcagcagctgctctgtCATCAGACTGCTGTGCAGCTCTCAGGGTTTCAGCCCTGCTTGGCTCGGCACAGAACCCTGGActtgttttgcagattttaggAGCGCCTCCAGAAGGAGTAAAGCTGGACAACTGTTCCTGCCTCATCACTGAAAGAGACGTGCTCCAGGATCCCTTTAGGCGAGGCTTTTGCAcagatgtaacccttgttctatcctaggcactttaacgttgggagttgggtcatctagacccactagacagtgctctgaaccttttttcttcaatgatttgtgatcttcactggtgtccatggattacatgaaatctttccacctttgtcatggtagggagaacacgtcaatggaagggggggggggggtcataggatagcacaagggttaaaaaaaaactggaactgCCTGAaacttgctgtttttgttttacactaTTGTGAGGCTTCAGCATCTGTTGAAAGAGCAACTTTTTCCCTTCACATaatgagatggggggggggggggggggggggtcttgccCAAGCACACAGACTGCCAGGACTGTGATTTGAACCACCAAGCCCTCCAGACGTCATGCAGAGCAGGTGTGTAGGACTGTTGGAGCGCGTGGACATtggcagtggggggggggggggggtactgatgTGTGTGTGGTATGCACCTGCTTCAGGATGTGTTGGATGTGATGCACCCAGCTGGACAGCGACTGAGCCATTTCAAGTGAAGACACGCCCTCAAACTCGGGGTTCACTAGGCATTGGTCATGGGCcatctcttcctcttcctcgccCTCCTCTTCCACAGTCTGGTAGAACCCAGATGGGCTGACCTGTGTGCCAGCAGAGATCCGAGCGATCTGTGCTCTCAGGTAGTTGGCCTCTTTTCCTGGGAATGGCGGGTAGCTCAGGACTGGACTGTCCAGCCGACCTGTGAAGCCCTTGCAAATATGGCGGGCTGCAGTGATCTgggcggggctgacagaggGCAGCTTCACCCAGGGAAGACCTGGCTCGTTGCACACAAAGTAAAAGAACCTGTTGGCTCCTGTTCCTAGCGCCTCCTTTGGCACCATGGGTGGGTGTAGATAGGTGGACCGCGGCACAGGATCTGTCTGAAACACCGGCACCAGAGTCAAAAAGGTTCAGCCACAGCAACTCTGTCATGACAGGTTAGAACCGCCCTGTGTGGAGTCGACCGCTCAGCTGAAGAGAGGTGCATCCCTCCTGACTGACATTTAGCTGCACAGATTCTCAGAGTGAAAGCCTGACTGGAGTGCGCCTCCTGCCACCACTGACCACAGACTTGGCCTTGATCTACAAGTATTAATCGACAAGTATTTTGTAAGTGAAAAATAATGTCTGCATGAGTAAAGCGGTTTTGGATCTGCAAACGGAGCTTTTACCACCAGCagctttttatctgctcctgaatcaaaaaaatacttagaaatgccattttaatcttaaattatatgtcctccattgtgagaaaaatgctactagaacatgttaaaacaccattttcattagagtggctctttaaaacGAGAACTATAAATGCTGTGACTCAACTTTAAACAAACATGTGGCTGTAAAACAAGTATTGTTTTGGTTGATCCAGCCTGCCGGACTCTGCCTGTCTCACAGACGTCCTCCTGAAATAAAGCCTGTGTTCCTTCTGTCTGAGTTTTGTGCATTCAAGGGTCCAGCTACATCCTTCCAAAAACCTGACAGTGACACTGATTCATCAAGCCTGATCTTTCCTTTGGTTTTGTAGTAAATATTTACCATTAAAACATGGGATTACTTTCTACTGTCAGTCTGTGGGCCCATCATGAGAATAGCCAGAGAATATCTTGCAGTGAACTGAACTGGAAAATGTGTCTGTTCTTTTAAATCACTGTAGATCTGAAGATGAACATTCAGTtctgaaaattaaaacaatgtcAAAAGATTGATGTCTTAGAGAGCTTAAATTCTTTAAACGTTGCTTTCATTTGGCACAACCTGTAAAAAAGTCATTATTTTATTCGGAATTCCTCTCAAGAAATGTAAGGTTGTGTTgaactttttgcacatttaagttCACATTCAGACCCACTGCAGCGAACCATCATTGAATTTACTCCGCAATTAGGAAAAATGACTCTCAAATGTATTACATTAGTTTTATCCCATTAGATcgactctttttcttttttttaaatctctttttccAGACAAACTAAGTGACCTGGAAACTTCGGTTGTAATAGTTTACGTTCAGATGGGGATGTTTGCAGAGAAAATTGTTAGTATATAGTATGTGTTACTATATTTCTACTACAGTTTAAAAGGCTTGAAGTGAAACCGTTGATTTCTACTTCATAGGTGTTTACAGCCCAGCATCAGAGGAAATCTCTGTTCAAATGAGCTATTTTATCATTGAAGCAGGACAACAAACTGGCACACGCATCTGTGCATAAACAGaagtgcatgcacacacacttccTTTTCCTTCAAGCTGATTCATAgtttcattacattttcttCTCTGTTGGTTGGGTTTTGCTGGGTCGGCGGGAATCCTGGACTCCCATGACCTCTCTTTGAGCACTAACACTTCCACAAAAACTTTGGTGgaacatttcaaatgaaagcCGTTCCAAAAACAGGCAAACTTTTATCTTGAAGTTGAACGGTGGCATCTGGAATGAAAATCTTCTTTCTTGAGTCATTTCACAACTTATTCCAGCAGCTTCATCAGTCAGTTTGATGAAGCTGCTTGGCTGACTGGTGAAACGTTTGACAGTAAGAAAACTCCAAGTCCAGATGCCACGACTCAACTCAAGACGTAACCTGGATGAACAACCTTCGCAGACTTACTCTGGTTATCTTTTAGATGATGTCACTCATCTGCCTTACCTCATTTTCTTGGGTgccagactcctcctcctcctcttcctggaGGTCTTCATCAGTACTTTGTTCTTCGTCTCCCTCCGTGTATTCTGCCTCAGCAATAATGTAGCTGCTCTCTGTTCCCAGAATCTTACCCCACAAGCGGCATTGTGGAAGTCCATGCGACTCAACTAAGAGCTTTAGAGCCAGTAGGATCCTTTGCATCTCCTCTCGGCCCAGGCCCACTCCAGCCTGCTCTAGGTAGAAGGCACTCTCGTTGACGTTGGGGAAACCTGTTTCCACCTGTTAAAGAACAGTCAGCACACTGCTtaaagaacatctgcagaacatcAGGAGAACCGTTTCTCAGTCTGAAGGTTGTGTGATGACTCAGGTCTTCATTTCACTcaggtttctttctttctttttgtttttaacttgtcttgtccaggagctgagcaaacagatgagagctgagggccttgGACAGATGCTACAAAAGGCTTAGTGCCTGCCATGACAGATGCTCACGATAGGAtgtaggggtgtaatgatacGGTTCATATAATAGTTAGTGGTTCCTGATCtgattcatagttgatattggttcattttgcaTGATTTTATCTGAATCTCTGACCTAAATGGATCCACATCACctttatccaaaacttccagcagtgagactcagacagaaattcctgctactgaacagtgaagttttccagattcttggatttcttccagatcatcaagttaaatgaaatctgtgtccaaaccaacaagtaaactagaatgaatgtcaaatccattcacatgttagtttcctaaagttcaccactgttgtttttccacatccaaagaatccaaagggaacattcttagaacattctagaccctggatggtcacatgactttattcaaagtctgtccacacattggactggaatgatggttttaatgacatcacatgtgtgttgtccactgacGTGGTCTTTTTTAccttacagtaaaataaacttacAGTGCCTCAATCCAGATTATACTTTCCAAGATCGATTATAGTCAATTTATTTTgttatgaaattattttataatgttttaggctgatttgattaacaactgcCTCAACCTGGTCGACtaatagaaatagaaaaaattgATTAGTCAGTTAATCGTTATACCACTAGTGGTTATGAATCTTTGAACACAAAGTGTATATTTCTCTAAACGCCTTTTGTATTTTAGACTAACTGTCATTCATATGACTTATATTCGTatacatttcttgttggacAGAAAAGGGCAGAGGGAGGGATGATACAGGTGGGAGATAAGGGTACCACACTGGGGTTTCTTTTCCAGACTTTGTCTTCACGTCACTTTTAAACTGACTCACTTCACATGAGTTTCAGCTCTGACTGTTAACTCTGCACTAACTGGAGAACCAAGTGTAGATCACCTGGACATATTCAGGTtctaaaactgcagaaaaagaaTTGAAGCCACTAGAATGCACAGAAGAAGTGAAAGATGCTGGGGCTCGTCAGATGAAGGAGAGAAATGGTGCGGTGGTGAAGAACTACTCACAGTTGGGTCTTCATGGTTGAAGTCCTGTGCATGTTTGAAGAGCAGGAGCTGCTGCTCTGCCAGCCGCTCTCCAACAGAGGGCGTCACATGGTCCCGCAGTGACCTCTGCGTGTCTTTGAACGAGGCTCGCTTCAGTTCCAAACTCATATCCTCCAAGACATCCACCGCGTCATCCGGACGTTCATCCATGATCTTCGCCAGCAGGAGGACCAGGTGGTCATAGCTGCAACATGAGAGCACCATCGTAAGGTTCAGAGCTGTGAGAGTCTAGGTTTGGTTCACAAACCCAACGGTCCCTCTCAGAACCACTGGGATTCTGGGCTCTCTCTGATGTTTCATAGGTTTAAACTCTCTCATCTCTTTCAGGGAGGAGCTCTCACACCATGTCTTCtgtaacaattaaaaaaaaatgtatttgagacCAAACTGTTTGTACTTCTACTTCAGGTGTTAAGTTGCGAAATCataacacacgcatgcacacacactctcacaaaGGATGAAACGTCTTTTGTGATAAAAGATTGAACTATTCCTGTTGACctcatctttttaaatcaactaGGATGAAAGAGAATCTACGCTCACACATATCAACGTCACCGTTTCTCAAAGTGTTGAGGGTTTGCTGCACTGCCCAGGTGAGACCTAATATCAGAAGAACATTAGCTGTGTGAGCTGCATAAATCACAAACACAACTCCAGTAGTCAAGTATGCTCAACAGGTTGAAAATGGGCTACATTTTCCACTATGTCTTTGAAACGTCCTTAAATATCTAGCTGCATAGAGTTTTTGCAGCTCTAGAGAAAATCTGAGGGGATacagagagaggagctgtggttaTGATGAGGAGGTC comes from Oryzias latipes chromosome 4, ASM223467v1 and encodes:
- the LOC101159735 gene encoding radial spoke head protein 4 homolog A; the protein is MQRSGRDCGEMQRLDADGTGARQAASFKAFLQKSSSRSDRNLYDHLVLLLAKIMDERPDDAVDVLEDMSLELKRASFKDTQRSLRDHVTPSVGERLAEQQLLLFKHAQDFNHEDPTVETGFPNVNESAFYLEQAGVGLGREEMQRILLALKLLVESHGLPQCRLWGKILGTESSYIIAEAEYTEGDEEQSTDEDLQEEEEEESGTQENETDPVPRSTYLHPPMVPKEALGTGANRFFYFVCNEPGLPWVKLPSVSPAQITAARHICKGFTGRLDSPVLSYPPFPGKEANYLRAQIARISAGTQVSPSGFYQTVEEEGEEEEEMAHDQCLVNPEFEGVSSLEMAQSLSSWVHHIQHILKQGRCTWVNTAMKVEEDSIEEEEAAEKDEQADEPEPEYGPPLLTNLSQDAEMFHTPPWSLRLSSTITPQHAVAVLRSNLWPGAFAYSNGKRFENIYVGWGLKYTGQGYSPCVPPPPQKEYPSGPEVTEMLDPSVEEEEEMRMALEEQQEVQQELEEDEEDEN